CCGTACATCCGGGATCCGCCGACCGACTTCGCGCCGGTCGAGGACCTCCCGCCGGAGCGAGCCGAACGGCAGGTCGAACTGCTCCGCGAGGCGATCCGCGAGCACGACCGCCGATACTACGTCGAGAACGAGCCGATCATCGCGGACCGGACCTACGACGCGCTGTTCGCCCGGCTACAGGAACTCGAGGGGGCGTTCGACCTCTCGCATCCCGACAGCCCCACCCGGAGCGTCGGCGGCGAGCCGATCGACGCGTTCGAGACGGTCGAACACGTCGCGCCGATGCTCTCGATCGACCAGAGCGGCGAGGTCGAGAACGTCCGCGAATTTGATTCGCGCGTGCGAAGGGAGGTCGACGAGGTCGACTACGTCTGCGAACCCAAGTTCGACGGCGTCTCGATGGAGTTCGTCTACGAGGACGGCAGCTTGGAGCGCGCGGTCACCCGCGGCGACGGCCGCGAGGGCGACGACGTGACGCGAAACGCCCGGACCATCGGCTCCGTCCCCCAGCGGCTCCACGGCGACTATCCGGAGTTCCTCGCGGTCCGCGGCGAGGTCTACATGCCGAAAGACGCCTTTCAGGAACACAACCGGGAGCGGATCGAACGCGGCGAGGAGCCGTTCGCCAACCCCCGCAACGCGACCGCAGGCACGATCCGACAGCTCGATCCGTCGGTCGTCGCCGACCGGCCCCTCGAGGTCTTCTACTTCGACGTGCTCGAGGCCAGCGAACTCGAGGACAGCCACCGCGAGGAACTCGAGCGCTTCCCCGAGTACGGCCTCCGAACCAACGACCGCGTCGAGGTGGCGGACGACATCGAGGGCGCGATCGACTACCGCGATCGCATGCTCGAGGCCCGCGACGACCTCGGCTACGAGATCGACGGCACCGTCATCAAGGTCGACGACCGCGAAGCCCGCGAGGAGCTGGGACGGACCGCGCGCCACGACCGCTACGCGTTCGCCTACAAGTTCCCCGCACGCGCGGAGGTGACCCCGATCGCCGACGTGGCGGTTCAGATCGGTCGTACCGGCCGGGTCACACCCGTCGCCCTGCTCGAGCCGGTCGACGTCGGCGGCGTGACGGTCTCCCGGGCGAGTCTTCACAACCCGGAGGAGATCGCGGAGAAGAACGTCAACGTGGGCGACACCGTCCGCGTACAACGCGCCGGCGACGTGATCCCGTACGTCGAGGAGGTCGTCGAGAAAGGGAGTACCGGCCATTACGACCTCCCCGACCGCTGCCCCGTCTGTGACAGCGCCATCGAGCGCGACGGGCCGATGGCTTTCTGTACCGGCGGGCTGGCCTGCGACGCCCAGCTTCGGCGGTCGATCGAGTACTACGCGAGCGACGCCGGACTGGATCTAGAGGGGCTGGGCGAGCAGAGCGTCCGCCAGCTCGTGAACGCGGGCCTGCTCGAGTCCGTCGCCGACCTCTACGAACTCGAGCGCGAGGCGCTGACCGCCCTCGAAGGATGGGGTGCGACGAGCGCCGAGAACCTCCTCGCGGAGCTCGAATCCGGCAGGGAGCCGCCGCTGCCGGACTTCCTCTCCGCGCTCGGCATCCCCCACGTCGGGCCGGCGACGGCCCGCGAACTCGCGGGCGAGTTCGGCACGTTCGCGGCGTTCCGGGAGGTCGCCGAGACCGAACCCGAGCGGCTCGAGGGCGTCGACGACGTCGGCGAGACCGTCGCCGGGCAGATCCACGACTTCTTCGCGAGCGAGGCCAACGCCGAGGCCGTCGACGACGTCCTCGAGCACGTCTCGCCCGAGGAGTCCGACCTCGAGACCGGCGGCGACGAGCTCGAGGGCCTGACGTTCGTCTTTACGGGGTCACTCGAAGACGTCACTCGAAGCGAGGCCCAGGAGACCGTCGAGGCCCACGGCGCGAACGCGGCGGGCAGCGTCTCGGGGAACACGGATTACCTCGTCGTCGGGGAGAACCCCGGACAGACGAAGCGCGACGACGCCGAAGCCAACGACGTGCCGATCGTCGACGAGGACGAGTTCCGGGAGCTACTCGCGGAGCGCGGGATCGACCTCGAGTAATCGAACTGGGGAGACGGACACCAGCGGTGGCGCGTGCCGTCTCGCGATGAACGGCGGTGAATCGCGAGACGAAGCCGCGCGAGCGAATCGGCTGGGGAGGACGTGGAATCCCGAGTGCTCGTGCGAGCAGGACGCTCGGATTCACGAACCCAGGCACGTGCGCACGGTTCGAGTTCGTGATCACGTCCCGAGCCACGATTACGGGGAGACGACCGACAGCGTTCCCAACCTATTCCTCTGGAAGCCGTCCGGCGATCGACTCGAGCGCCTCGAGCCCCTGCACCTCGCCCTCGCGTTCCGGAAGCGTGACAACCTCGAGGCCGGGAAACGTCTCCCGAATCTCCCCCACCCGCCGTTCGTGGCGCTCGCGTCGCGACTGACAGCGCGAACAGTCCTCGTCGGGGTTCTCGAGCACCTGGTTTACCACGAGCCGTTCCACCGACACGTCGGCCTCGCGAAGCCGGTCGACGAGCCGCTCCGACTCGGCGATGGCCATCCCCTCGGGGAGCAAGACAACGCGGAACTCGGTCCGCTCGGGATCGACGAGCAGTTCGCGGGCGCGCTCGAGGCGCGCCTGGAACGCGGCGAGGTCGTCTTCCTCCTCCCTGCTTCCGGACATCATCGACATCGGGCCGAGCATCGCGCTCCGGGCCGCGTTCCCGATCCGGCGAACCTGTCCGCGAAGCGAGCGCGCCGTCTCGAGCGCCAGCCCCATCACCTCGGGCGTGTCGAACAGCCTGAGGGTGTGGCCCGTCGGCGCGGTGTCGAAGACGACGACGTCCCACTCCCCCGAGTCGACGAACTCGACGAGCAGGTCCAGCGCAGCGATCTCGTCGCTCCCGGCCGGCGTTCCCGAGGCGAAGAGCCGCTCGATCTCCTCGTCCTCGAGTCGAATGCCCGCCCGGCGGAGGTCGGCGGCCAGCGCCCGGGTCAGGTCCTCGTAGCGTTCCCTGCGCGTCTCCGGATCGATCTCGACGGCCCAGAGCCCGCCCGATTCCGCGGCTGAACCGGTTGCTACGCCGTCGAGATCGAGCGCCGTCGGCTCCGGGCCGAGGTCGGCGTCGAACGAGTCGGCCAGCGAGTGAGCCGGATCCGTCGAGACGACGAGCGTCTCCCGGCCCTCGGCCGCGAGACGGCGGCCGGTCGCCGCCGCGCAGGTCGTCTTGCCGACGCCGCCCTTGCCGCCGTAGAGGATGCAGTCGGTCACGCGCTCGAGTACGCCGCTCGGACACCTAATTCAATTCGCAGGGTGTCTCGAGTATCTCGCCGACTGAGGGGAACGGCGGACTGCAGTAAAACGGGCTCCCGGACGACCGCGGCGTTAGAGGTCGACCCGATCGAACCGGTAGAGCGCGACGGCGATCGGCGCGACGATCCAGAACAGGAGGATCAGGAACGCGAACCAGTCCTGGAGGTAGAACGGGATGTCGCCGCCGAACATGACCTCCTCGAGCTGGACGTCCAGGTCGGACTCCGCGGCACCCGTCACGATCGACAGCGCGTTGTTGTAGGCGTATCCGGGATCGATCGACTCGATGAAGAAGGCCCAGTCGGGCAGCCGTTCGGGTTCGAACGTCTCGCCGTTGAGCGTCATCGTGTACGTCTCGCCCGAGATGTAACCGCGGTCCATCAGGAGCCGAAGGGCCGACATGATGGCGTTCCAGACGATGTAGAAGAGGACGAAGACGCCGACCATCGCCGCTCCCGCGATCGTCGTCGAGCGAGTCAGCGAGGAGAGCGAGACGGCGATGCTCGTGTAGGCGACGCCGTAGAGGATCGACATCGCGAGCAGCCCGAGGTAGTCGGCGATATCGAAGCTCCCGAGCAGCGCGGCGACGATGATCGCCGCGAGGACGAACCCGACGACCAGCGAGAGCGACAGGACGGCCGACCGGCCGATCAGCTTCCCGAGGAGGACGTCCTTCCGCGAGTGGGGAAGCGACAGCAGGATCTTGATGCTGCCGGATTCGCGCTCGCCGGCGATGGCTTTCCAGCCCAGGATCAGCGAGATCAGCGGGAGGATGAGCCGCGTGATCTCGCTGACGAAGACGACGAGCACTTCCGTCGTCACGCCCTGCGCCGCGAGGTCTTCGCCGAAGTACGAGACGACGCCGGTCAGCGCGACCAGCAGCGTGAAGAAGAAGATGCTCAGCCCCCAGAACATCCACGAGCGGACGGAGTCCTGGAAGTCCTTCTTCGCGACGGCGCGGACGCTCTCGAGGTGGATGGAGCTCGCGGATGACGACCGATCGCTCCCACCCGTTCCGGTGCCGGTTTCGGAGCTCATCGAGCCTGCACCTCCGTCGTGTACGAGCGGAAGACGTCGTCGAGCGACGCCTTGGCCGTCGAGAAGTCCCGCACTTCGACGCCGCGGTCCTCGAGTTCACCGAGGACGGCCGTCTTCGATCCCTCGACCTGGACGACCAGCGTCGGGGGCTGTTCGCCCTCGACAACTGCGTTCGAAACGTCCGGCAGCGACCGAACGGCGTGGAGCGCGTCGTCGTCGATCCGGTCGACCGTGACCCGGAGGGTCGTTCCCTCGCTGACGGAGTCCCGGAGCCCCTCGACGGAGTCGACGGCGACCATCTCGCCGTCCCGGAGGATGCCGACGCGGTCACAGACCGCCTCGACCTGCTCCATGATGTGACTCGAGAAGAACACCGTCGCGCCGCGTTCGTTCTCCCGGCGGACGATCTCTCGCATCTCGCGTGCTCCGTTGGGGTCGAGTCCGGTGGAGGGCTCGTCGAGGATCAACAGCTCCGGCTCGCCGACGAGCGCCATCGCCAGCATGAGCCGTTGGGCCATCCCCTTCGAGTAGCCGCCGGCCTTCTTGTCGAGGGCGTCGACCAGGTCGACTCGCTCGAGCAGCCGTACGGGGTCGTCGTCGACGCCCTTGGACTCCATGGCGAACTCGAGGTGTTGGCGAGCGGTGAGTCGTTCGTAGGTCTGGTATCCCTCGGGGAGAACGCCGGTTCTCGAGCGGATCTCCCGACTGTGCGTCTGCGCGTCGAGTCCGAGCACTTCGATCTGACCGGCGGTCGGACGGACGAAATCGAGGAGGGCGTTGATCGTCGTCGACTTCCCGGCGCCGTTCGGGCCGAGAAAGCCGAACACCTCGCCCTCTTCGACCTGAAACGAGAGGTCGTCGAGCGCGAGCGTCTGACCGTACCTCTTGGTCAGGCCGTCGACTGCGATGGCGGGCATGTCTAGCCGTGTGGTCACACCGTCCGCCGATAAGGTTTGTTACTCGAGCGGGAAAATTACGGCCGGCGATTCGGAGAATCATAAGCGTCTCGACCGGTCGGATCGATTGACCGGTCGACCTTGATCGTAACGGCCAAGCCGTCGAATCCAACCGGTCGAAACCGTTCGATTTCGTTTCATTCTCGTTCGCAACAGTTGACGAGGAGATAAGTTCGCATAGTGACCTGATAATAATGAAACTGGTAGGTGTGAAGACCCGCATGTCGGATTGGAACCGACGGTCGGTACTGGCGACTGGTGCAGCGCTTTCGATCAGCGGGTTCGCGTCGATCGGCGCCGGATCCGAGGGGGACGACGCCGCGGGTTTGCCAGATTCGGACGTCGACCCTAACCCGGGGATGGTGGACGAGGATTGGCCGTCGTTCGCCGGCGACGCCGGCCACGCGCGGTTTATCGAAGACGGCCATGAGTTCGACGGCGACGAACTCGAGGTCGCCTGGACCGTCGACGGCGACTCGGTAAGTCACGGAGCCGCAAGTTCGCTGGCGGTCGCCGTCGCCGACGGCACCGTCTACGCGACCGGTCCCGTCGGCGCCTACGACGCGGCCGACGGCTCGCTG
This DNA window, taken from Natronococcus sp. CG52, encodes the following:
- a CDS encoding ABC transporter ATP-binding protein, with the protein product MPAIAVDGLTKRYGQTLALDDLSFQVEEGEVFGFLGPNGAGKSTTINALLDFVRPTAGQIEVLGLDAQTHSREIRSRTGVLPEGYQTYERLTARQHLEFAMESKGVDDDPVRLLERVDLVDALDKKAGGYSKGMAQRLMLAMALVGEPELLILDEPSTGLDPNGAREMREIVRRENERGATVFFSSHIMEQVEAVCDRVGILRDGEMVAVDSVEGLRDSVSEGTTLRVTVDRIDDDALHAVRSLPDVSNAVVEGEQPPTLVVQVEGSKTAVLGELEDRGVEVRDFSTAKASLDDVFRSYTTEVQAR
- the ligA gene encoding NAD-dependent DNA ligase LigA, coding for MSVADENVDEDNPYIRDPPTDFAPVEDLPPERAERQVELLREAIREHDRRYYVENEPIIADRTYDALFARLQELEGAFDLSHPDSPTRSVGGEPIDAFETVEHVAPMLSIDQSGEVENVREFDSRVRREVDEVDYVCEPKFDGVSMEFVYEDGSLERAVTRGDGREGDDVTRNARTIGSVPQRLHGDYPEFLAVRGEVYMPKDAFQEHNRERIERGEEPFANPRNATAGTIRQLDPSVVADRPLEVFYFDVLEASELEDSHREELERFPEYGLRTNDRVEVADDIEGAIDYRDRMLEARDDLGYEIDGTVIKVDDREAREELGRTARHDRYAFAYKFPARAEVTPIADVAVQIGRTGRVTPVALLEPVDVGGVTVSRASLHNPEEIAEKNVNVGDTVRVQRAGDVIPYVEEVVEKGSTGHYDLPDRCPVCDSAIERDGPMAFCTGGLACDAQLRRSIEYYASDAGLDLEGLGEQSVRQLVNAGLLESVADLYELEREALTALEGWGATSAENLLAELESGREPPLPDFLSALGIPHVGPATARELAGEFGTFAAFREVAETEPERLEGVDDVGETVAGQIHDFFASEANAEAVDDVLEHVSPEESDLETGGDELEGLTFVFTGSLEDVTRSEAQETVEAHGANAAGSVSGNTDYLVVGENPGQTKRDDAEANDVPIVDEDEFRELLAERGIDLE
- a CDS encoding ArsA family ATPase, with the translated sequence MTDCILYGGKGGVGKTTCAAATGRRLAAEGRETLVVSTDPAHSLADSFDADLGPEPTALDLDGVATGSAAESGGLWAVEIDPETRRERYEDLTRALAADLRRAGIRLEDEEIERLFASGTPAGSDEIAALDLLVEFVDSGEWDVVVFDTAPTGHTLRLFDTPEVMGLALETARSLRGQVRRIGNAARSAMLGPMSMMSGSREEEDDLAAFQARLERARELLVDPERTEFRVVLLPEGMAIAESERLVDRLREADVSVERLVVNQVLENPDEDCSRCQSRRERHERRVGEIRETFPGLEVVTLPEREGEVQGLEALESIAGRLPEE
- a CDS encoding ABC transporter permease — encoded protein: MSSETGTGTGGSDRSSSASSIHLESVRAVAKKDFQDSVRSWMFWGLSIFFFTLLVALTGVVSYFGEDLAAQGVTTEVLVVFVSEITRLILPLISLILGWKAIAGERESGSIKILLSLPHSRKDVLLGKLIGRSAVLSLSLVVGFVLAAIIVAALLGSFDIADYLGLLAMSILYGVAYTSIAVSLSSLTRSTTIAGAAMVGVFVLFYIVWNAIMSALRLLMDRGYISGETYTMTLNGETFEPERLPDWAFFIESIDPGYAYNNALSIVTGAAESDLDVQLEEVMFGGDIPFYLQDWFAFLILLFWIVAPIAVALYRFDRVDL